The Saccopteryx leptura isolate mSacLep1 chromosome 2, mSacLep1_pri_phased_curated, whole genome shotgun sequence genome has a window encoding:
- the FLOT2 gene encoding flotillin-2 isoform X2: protein MGNCHTVGPNEALVVSGGCCGSDYKQYVFGGWAWAWWCISDTQRLSLEVMTILCRCENIETSEGVPLFVTGVAQVKIMTEKELLAVACEQFLGKNVQDIKNVVLQTLEGHLRSILGTLTVEQIYQDRDQFAKLVREVAAPDVGRMGIEILSFTIKDVYDKVDYLSSLGKTQTAVVQRDADIGVAEAERDAGIREAECKKEMLDVKFMADTKIADSKRAFELQKSAFSEEVNVKTAEAQLAYELQGAREQQKIRQEEIEIEVVQRKKQIAVESQEILRTEKELIATVRRPAEAEAHRIHQIAEGEKVKQVLLAQAEAEKIRKIGEAEASVIEAMGKAEAERMKLKAEAYQKYGDSAKMALVLEALPQIAAKVAAPLTKVDEIVVLSGDNNKVTSEVNRLLAELPASVHALTGVDLSKIPLIKKATGAQV from the exons ATGGGCAACTGCCACACGGTAGGGCCCAACGAGGCGCTGGTGGTTTCAG GGGGCTGCTGTGGTTCGGACTATAAACAGTACGTGTTTGGtggctgggcctgggcctggtggTGTATCTCCGACACTCAGAG ACTGTCTCTGGAGGTTATGACCATCCTGTGTCGCTGTGAGAATATTGAGACGTCGGAGGGGGTCCCGCTATTCGTAACAGGGGTTGCACAG GTGAAGATCATGACGGAGAAGGAGCTCCTGGCCGTAGCCTGTGAGCAGTTCCTGGGCAAGAATGTGCAGGACATCAAAAATGTCGTCCTGCAGACCCTGGAGGGGCACCTGCGTTCCATCCTCG GAACCCTGACTGTGGAGCAGATTTATCAGGACCGGGACCAGTTTGCCAAGCTGGTGCGGGAGGTGGCGGCCCCTGATGTCGGCCGCATGGGCATCGAGATCCTCAGTTTCACCATCAAG gaTGTGTATGACAAAGTGGATTATCTGAGCTCCCTGGGCAAGACACAGACTGCTGTAGTACAGAGAGATGCCGACATCGGGGTGGCCGAGGCTGAGCGGGACGCAGGCATCCGG GAAGCTGAGTGCAAGAAGGAGATGCTGGACGTGAAGTTCATGGCTGACACCAAAATTGCTGACTCCAAGCGAGCCTTTGAGTTGCAGAAGTCAGCCTTCAGTGAGGAAGTCAATGTGAAG ACAGCTGAGGCCCAGCTGGCCTATGAGCTACAAGGGGCCCGAGAACAGCAGAAGATCCGGCAAGAAGAGATTGAGATTGAGGTTGTGCAGCGTAAGAAGCAGATTGCAGTGGAGTCGCAGGAAATACTGCGCACGGAAAAGGAACTTATCGCCACGGTGCGCCGCCCTGCCGAGGCAGAGGCACACCGCATACACCAGATAGCTGAGGGTGAGAA GGTGAAGCAGGTCCTCTTGGCTCAGGCAGAGGCTGAGAAGATCCGAAAAATTGGCGAGGCAGAAGCATCTGTCATCGAGGCAATGGGCAAGGCAGAAGCTGAGCGGATGAAGCTCAAGGCTGAGGCCTACCAGAAATACGGGGATTCAGCAAAGATGGCCTTGGTGCTGGAGGCCCTGCCCCAG ATTGCGGCCAAAGTCGCCGCCCCACTGACCAAAGTTGATGAGATTGTGGTCCTCAGTGGAGACAACAATAAGGTAACATCAGAAGTGAACCGACTGCTGGCTGAGCTGCCTGCCTCCGTGCATGCCCTTACAGGCGTGGACCTGTCCAAG ATACCCCTGATCAAGAAGGCCACCGGTGCACAGGTGTGA
- the FLOT2 gene encoding flotillin-2 isoform X3 translates to MTLQPRCEDVETAEGVALTVTGVAQVKIMTEKELLAVACEQFLGKNVQDIKNVVLQTLEGHLRSILGTLTVEQIYQDRDQFAKLVREVAAPDVGRMGIEILSFTIKDVYDKVDYLSSLGKTQTAVVQRDADIGVAEAERDAGIREAECKKEMLDVKFMADTKIADSKRAFELQKSAFSEEVNVKTAEAQLAYELQGAREQQKIRQEEIEIEVVQRKKQIAVESQEILRTEKELIATVRRPAEAEAHRIHQIAEGEKVKQVLLAQAEAEKIRKIGEAEASVIEAMGKAEAERMKLKAEAYQKYGDSAKMALVLEALPQIAAKVAAPLTKVDEIVVLSGDNNKVTSEVNRLLAELPASVHALTGVDLSKIPLIKKATGAQV, encoded by the exons ATGACGTTGCAGCCCCGCTGCGAGGACGTAGAGACGGCCGAGGGGGTAGCTTTAACTGTGACGGGTGTCGCCCAG GTGAAGATCATGACGGAGAAGGAGCTCCTGGCCGTAGCCTGTGAGCAGTTCCTGGGCAAGAATGTGCAGGACATCAAAAATGTCGTCCTGCAGACCCTGGAGGGGCACCTGCGTTCCATCCTCG GAACCCTGACTGTGGAGCAGATTTATCAGGACCGGGACCAGTTTGCCAAGCTGGTGCGGGAGGTGGCGGCCCCTGATGTCGGCCGCATGGGCATCGAGATCCTCAGTTTCACCATCAAG gaTGTGTATGACAAAGTGGATTATCTGAGCTCCCTGGGCAAGACACAGACTGCTGTAGTACAGAGAGATGCCGACATCGGGGTGGCCGAGGCTGAGCGGGACGCAGGCATCCGG GAAGCTGAGTGCAAGAAGGAGATGCTGGACGTGAAGTTCATGGCTGACACCAAAATTGCTGACTCCAAGCGAGCCTTTGAGTTGCAGAAGTCAGCCTTCAGTGAGGAAGTCAATGTGAAG ACAGCTGAGGCCCAGCTGGCCTATGAGCTACAAGGGGCCCGAGAACAGCAGAAGATCCGGCAAGAAGAGATTGAGATTGAGGTTGTGCAGCGTAAGAAGCAGATTGCAGTGGAGTCGCAGGAAATACTGCGCACGGAAAAGGAACTTATCGCCACGGTGCGCCGCCCTGCCGAGGCAGAGGCACACCGCATACACCAGATAGCTGAGGGTGAGAA GGTGAAGCAGGTCCTCTTGGCTCAGGCAGAGGCTGAGAAGATCCGAAAAATTGGCGAGGCAGAAGCATCTGTCATCGAGGCAATGGGCAAGGCAGAAGCTGAGCGGATGAAGCTCAAGGCTGAGGCCTACCAGAAATACGGGGATTCAGCAAAGATGGCCTTGGTGCTGGAGGCCCTGCCCCAG ATTGCGGCCAAAGTCGCCGCCCCACTGACCAAAGTTGATGAGATTGTGGTCCTCAGTGGAGACAACAATAAGGTAACATCAGAAGTGAACCGACTGCTGGCTGAGCTGCCTGCCTCCGTGCATGCCCTTACAGGCGTGGACCTGTCCAAG ATACCCCTGATCAAGAAGGCCACCGGTGCACAGGTGTGA
- the DHRS13 gene encoding dehydrogenase/reductase SDR family member 13, whose protein sequence is MEALMLGAGLLLGAYVLVYYNLVKAPPCGGIVSLRGRTAVVTGANSGIGKMTALELARRGARVVLACRSRERGEAAAFDLRQESGNNEVIFMALDLASLASVQAFATAFLSSEPRLDILIHNAGISSCGRTREPFNLLLRVNHVGPFLLTHLLLPRLKTCAPSRVVVVSSAAHQRGRLDFTHLDHPVVGWRQELRAYANSKLANVLFARELATQLDGTGVTCYAAHPGPVNSELFLRHIPGWLRPLLRPLAWLVLRAPGGGAQTPLYCALQEGIEPLSGRYFANCRVEEVPPAARDDRVAHQLWEASKRLAGLGVREDAESNEDPQPEDPGTPSSLSSPHPEEPTVSEPYPSPQGSSD, encoded by the exons ATGGAGGCGCTGATGCTGGGTGCCGGGTTGTTGCTGGGCGCCTACGTGCTTGTCTACTACAACCTGGTGAAGGCCCCGCCGTGCGGCGGGATCGTGAGCCTGCGGGGCCGCACAGCCGTGGTCACGG GCGCCAACAGCGGCATCGGAAAGATGACGGCGCTGGAGCTGGCCCGCCGAGGAGCGCGCGTGGTGCTAGCCTGCCGGAGCCGGGAGCGCGGTGAGGCGGCCGCCTTCGACCTCCGCCAG GAGAGTGGGAACAATGAGGTCATCTTCATGGCCTTGGACTTGGCCAGTCTGGCCTCCGTGCAGGCCTTTGCTACTGCCTTCCTGAGCTCTGAGCCACGGCTGGACATTCTTATTCACAATGCCG GGATCAGTTCCTGTGGCCGGACCCGCGAACCTTTTAACCTGCTGCTGCGAGTGAACCATGTTGGCCCCTTCCTACTGACACATCTGCTGCTGCCCCGGCTGAAGACATGCGCCCCTAGCCGCGTGGTGGTGGTATCCTCAGCTGCCCACCAGCGAGGGCGCCTCGACTTCACACACCTGGACCACCCGGTGGTGGGCTGGCGGCAGGAACTGCGGGCATATGCCAACAGTAAGCTGGCCAATGTATTGTTTGCCCGAGAGCTCGCCACTCAGCTTGACGGCACTGGCGTCACCTGCTATGCAGCCCACCCAG GGCCTGTGAACTCAGAGCTGTTCCTGCGCCACATTCCTGGATGGCTGCGCCCACTTTTGCGCCCACTGGCTTGGTTGGTGCTCCGAGCACCAGGAGGGGGTGCCCAGACTCCCCTGTACTGTGCTTTACAGGAGGGCATTGAACCCCTCAGTGGGAGATACTTTGCCAACTGCCGTGTGGAAGAGGTGCCTCCAGCTGCCAGAGATGACCGGGTGGCTCACCAGCTGTGGGAGGCCAGCAAAAGGCTGGCAGGGCTTGGGGTGAGGGAGGATGCTGAATCCAATGAAGACCCCCAGCCTGAAGACCCAGGGACCCCATCTTCTCTGAGCAGTCCCCACCCTGAGGAACCCACAGTTTCTGAACCCTACCCCAGTCCTCAAGGCTCATCAGACTAG
- the FLOT2 gene encoding flotillin-2 isoform X4, translating to MTEKELLAVACEQFLGKNVQDIKNVVLQTLEGHLRSILGTLTVEQIYQDRDQFAKLVREVAAPDVGRMGIEILSFTIKDVYDKVDYLSSLGKTQTAVVQRDADIGVAEAERDAGIREAECKKEMLDVKFMADTKIADSKRAFELQKSAFSEEVNVKTAEAQLAYELQGAREQQKIRQEEIEIEVVQRKKQIAVESQEILRTEKELIATVRRPAEAEAHRIHQIAEGEKVKQVLLAQAEAEKIRKIGEAEASVIEAMGKAEAERMKLKAEAYQKYGDSAKMALVLEALPQIAAKVAAPLTKVDEIVVLSGDNNKVTSEVNRLLAELPASVHALTGVDLSKIPLIKKATGAQV from the exons ATGACGGAGAAGGAGCTCCTGGCCGTAGCCTGTGAGCAGTTCCTGGGCAAGAATGTGCAGGACATCAAAAATGTCGTCCTGCAGACCCTGGAGGGGCACCTGCGTTCCATCCTCG GAACCCTGACTGTGGAGCAGATTTATCAGGACCGGGACCAGTTTGCCAAGCTGGTGCGGGAGGTGGCGGCCCCTGATGTCGGCCGCATGGGCATCGAGATCCTCAGTTTCACCATCAAG gaTGTGTATGACAAAGTGGATTATCTGAGCTCCCTGGGCAAGACACAGACTGCTGTAGTACAGAGAGATGCCGACATCGGGGTGGCCGAGGCTGAGCGGGACGCAGGCATCCGG GAAGCTGAGTGCAAGAAGGAGATGCTGGACGTGAAGTTCATGGCTGACACCAAAATTGCTGACTCCAAGCGAGCCTTTGAGTTGCAGAAGTCAGCCTTCAGTGAGGAAGTCAATGTGAAG ACAGCTGAGGCCCAGCTGGCCTATGAGCTACAAGGGGCCCGAGAACAGCAGAAGATCCGGCAAGAAGAGATTGAGATTGAGGTTGTGCAGCGTAAGAAGCAGATTGCAGTGGAGTCGCAGGAAATACTGCGCACGGAAAAGGAACTTATCGCCACGGTGCGCCGCCCTGCCGAGGCAGAGGCACACCGCATACACCAGATAGCTGAGGGTGAGAA GGTGAAGCAGGTCCTCTTGGCTCAGGCAGAGGCTGAGAAGATCCGAAAAATTGGCGAGGCAGAAGCATCTGTCATCGAGGCAATGGGCAAGGCAGAAGCTGAGCGGATGAAGCTCAAGGCTGAGGCCTACCAGAAATACGGGGATTCAGCAAAGATGGCCTTGGTGCTGGAGGCCCTGCCCCAG ATTGCGGCCAAAGTCGCCGCCCCACTGACCAAAGTTGATGAGATTGTGGTCCTCAGTGGAGACAACAATAAGGTAACATCAGAAGTGAACCGACTGCTGGCTGAGCTGCCTGCCTCCGTGCATGCCCTTACAGGCGTGGACCTGTCCAAG ATACCCCTGATCAAGAAGGCCACCGGTGCACAGGTGTGA
- the FLOT2 gene encoding flotillin-2 isoform X1, with translation MGNCHTVGPNEALVVSGGCCGSDYKQYVFGGWAWAWWCISDTQRISLEIMTLQPRCEDVETAEGVALTVTGVAQVKIMTEKELLAVACEQFLGKNVQDIKNVVLQTLEGHLRSILGTLTVEQIYQDRDQFAKLVREVAAPDVGRMGIEILSFTIKDVYDKVDYLSSLGKTQTAVVQRDADIGVAEAERDAGIREAECKKEMLDVKFMADTKIADSKRAFELQKSAFSEEVNVKTAEAQLAYELQGAREQQKIRQEEIEIEVVQRKKQIAVESQEILRTEKELIATVRRPAEAEAHRIHQIAEGEKVKQVLLAQAEAEKIRKIGEAEASVIEAMGKAEAERMKLKAEAYQKYGDSAKMALVLEALPQIAAKVAAPLTKVDEIVVLSGDNNKVTSEVNRLLAELPASVHALTGVDLSKIPLIKKATGAQV, from the exons ATGGGCAACTGCCACACGGTAGGGCCCAACGAGGCGCTGGTGGTTTCAG GGGGCTGCTGTGGTTCGGACTATAAACAGTACGTGTTTGGtggctgggcctgggcctggtggTGTATCTCCGACACTCAGAG GATTTCCCTAGAGATTATGACGTTGCAGCCCCGCTGCGAGGACGTAGAGACGGCCGAGGGGGTAGCTTTAACTGTGACGGGTGTCGCCCAG GTGAAGATCATGACGGAGAAGGAGCTCCTGGCCGTAGCCTGTGAGCAGTTCCTGGGCAAGAATGTGCAGGACATCAAAAATGTCGTCCTGCAGACCCTGGAGGGGCACCTGCGTTCCATCCTCG GAACCCTGACTGTGGAGCAGATTTATCAGGACCGGGACCAGTTTGCCAAGCTGGTGCGGGAGGTGGCGGCCCCTGATGTCGGCCGCATGGGCATCGAGATCCTCAGTTTCACCATCAAG gaTGTGTATGACAAAGTGGATTATCTGAGCTCCCTGGGCAAGACACAGACTGCTGTAGTACAGAGAGATGCCGACATCGGGGTGGCCGAGGCTGAGCGGGACGCAGGCATCCGG GAAGCTGAGTGCAAGAAGGAGATGCTGGACGTGAAGTTCATGGCTGACACCAAAATTGCTGACTCCAAGCGAGCCTTTGAGTTGCAGAAGTCAGCCTTCAGTGAGGAAGTCAATGTGAAG ACAGCTGAGGCCCAGCTGGCCTATGAGCTACAAGGGGCCCGAGAACAGCAGAAGATCCGGCAAGAAGAGATTGAGATTGAGGTTGTGCAGCGTAAGAAGCAGATTGCAGTGGAGTCGCAGGAAATACTGCGCACGGAAAAGGAACTTATCGCCACGGTGCGCCGCCCTGCCGAGGCAGAGGCACACCGCATACACCAGATAGCTGAGGGTGAGAA GGTGAAGCAGGTCCTCTTGGCTCAGGCAGAGGCTGAGAAGATCCGAAAAATTGGCGAGGCAGAAGCATCTGTCATCGAGGCAATGGGCAAGGCAGAAGCTGAGCGGATGAAGCTCAAGGCTGAGGCCTACCAGAAATACGGGGATTCAGCAAAGATGGCCTTGGTGCTGGAGGCCCTGCCCCAG ATTGCGGCCAAAGTCGCCGCCCCACTGACCAAAGTTGATGAGATTGTGGTCCTCAGTGGAGACAACAATAAGGTAACATCAGAAGTGAACCGACTGCTGGCTGAGCTGCCTGCCTCCGTGCATGCCCTTACAGGCGTGGACCTGTCCAAG ATACCCCTGATCAAGAAGGCCACCGGTGCACAGGTGTGA